In Vespa velutina chromosome 1, iVesVel2.1, whole genome shotgun sequence, the genomic stretch ACGCAGATCAACTTTCATTGACCTGTTCAATGTATTCTATCGGTCGTCTTTAATTGGAGGAATACTTTTCGACGATAATCCGTAACGAAGGCAAACTTCTTCGGGATATTAATCCTTAtcgatgaataaaagaaaatagagaaagtagaaaagtaAGTAAAAGGGGGCGATTGTATCCTCGCAAAATCTGCCATTCTCGATTCTAAACACGTACAACGAGCTAGCGAATGAGATCGTCCTCGGACGTCCGCCCATCTCGTTTTATAGGCGCGACAGACCCGAGATGCGGAGAGAGTCGGTCTCTCTGGTTTGGAAGTAAAGTGAAAGATACACAACGCTCGTAACGAAGTTTTCAAAGACAACATTGAGCCTGATATCTAACGAGTTCATTCCACTCGACTGCTgcggcaaaaaaaaaagaaataaaaaagaaaagaagaaagaaaaaaaaaaaaacaaagaaaaggaaaaaacggaATGAGTGCAGTTCTCTGTCTAACGCAAGCGGCATCTCTTTTCAcgcatcttttattttcacattgaaatattctggaaagtattaaaaaagaaagtattataaaagaaaagaaaaagaaaaggaaagaaaacttCCCTACGGTATGCATACGATCTCGACAAGGTTGGTACGAggattctcttttttatttagattcgaatcgatcgatggTCGTACGTACACTCATGAAAAAGAATGTGTgatttctttaagaaaaaaaaaaaaaaaaaaaaaaaaaaaaaaaaaaaaaaaaaaaaaaaaaaaaaaaaaaaggaagaaaaaggaaaaaaaaccgGGACGCATGCAAGAGttcgataaaggaaaaagaggaatcaAAAAGTTGGTTGTTAAATTAAATGGGAATTTTTGTGGCTATATCTGAAAGGACatctatattcttttttcttttcttttttttttttttacctctgCTTCCGGAGACTGCACGGTCAAGGACTGTCTCGGTGGCTTCTCTGGTGGAACTTTCTTGAGGGTCCCGGTAAAGGTGCTCGTTGTAGTAGTACCACCAACGATGCTTCCGCTGACTCCAACGGTACCGACAACAACTCCCCCAGCCGATGTCGCTGATGTACTATCGTGACTGTCGATTTGACACTGATGTCGATGAAACTGCGAGAACGAACCACGCGACGTATCAGCACGATCGAACTGTGGGAGACAAGGAAGTGGCATCTGTGACATGTTAGGTATCTGAATGGAATTCGGATCATTGACATCGTGTTGGATACGTGGAGATAGTTTCTCACAAACGGACGACGGGCAAGCTTGAAGGCTCGAGCTTTGCGGATATGTGGTGGTCAGTAAACTGTGATGGTGACTGTGCACCACCTGATGTTGATTCTGAGACAAAGAGGGTGTCTTTTCCAAATGATCTTGATGATTGCATAAAGGACTCATTTGTATTTGGTGTACGTCATTTCCAACGGTGTGCTGTTGAATTTCCGTAGATTGTCGCTGAATCTTATCACCGATCTGATTCTGCGTTTGCAAACTTTGTAGTCGTGCCTGTAAGTCGCTCTGTTGATGCTGAAATTGAGCGACCTTATCTAAGATTTGATTTTGATTCTGAAGACATTGCAGTTTAGCTTGAAGGTCGCTCTGTTGACGTTCGAACTGGCTTAGCTTCTCCGAAATCAAATCGAGACTCTGCTGATTGTGTAACTGTTGCTGTTGAGCCTGAAGGGAATCCGATTTTTCGCTTTGGGAATCAAGCTGGCTCTGTAAGCATTCCGTTTGACTTTTGCTATGAGTTAATAAACTCGAAGAGATATTGTGACTCTTTCTGTGACTGTGTATTATATGATCGACTTGATCGCTTTGTTTAGTTGAATTAGACTCTCCGAAATCGGTGACTACTGTTAATACGGCCTTAGTGTCTAATTTGGCTTCGCTCAATGCTGGATACTGATGACAAAGATTTGGACTGGCTCTTTGTGATGAAACAGTACTCGCAGTGCCTGGTCCAAGATTAGCTACAGAACCACTGATCGGTTGATCGTCGAAATCTTTTCGAGACAATTCCATGTGTTTTGTTAAGTCAGCACTTACGTGTCGCAAATGACGACGTTGTTCCATTATAGTACTTTGACTGATGTTCGGCAACGGTTGAAAAGCCGATTGCGACATTCTAGTTTCTTTACGTTCTTCGGATGGATGTGAAGATCGagattctcttctttcctcggATTGATTACGAGATCGCGGACtagtagaaaatatttgattctGCATCATGCTCCTCTCTAATTCTTGACGTTGCCTTTGTTCGGCCCACATTGCTAATTCTTGTCTGGTCTTCTCAAAGTTTTGATTAACAAACGATGGACTTTTCTGATTTGCCCGATCGGCAGATGTATCTCGAATCGGAACGAAAGGCATTGGTGATCTTCTAACATCTTCCACTCTTTTACCTTCCAAATTCATCGGTGACCGTCTATGTTCTTCGAAATAATCCGATCGTCTGCTTTCTTGCGGTATGACAACTCTTTGATTCGGACTCACATTGCCCCAATCTGCCTTTCTATCGGTGGCCACACTTTTCCGATTTTCTTGTCTCGAATCAAACGCCATAGGTGAAACTCTTAAGCTCGCGTCTAATCTTCTCTGATCAGGTGGAAATACTTGCGTACCCTCAACTCGTTTTGGTTCTATAACCGTTGGCTTTCTGGATGGTACAGCCATATCTTGATTTCCATCACCGGGAAACGTAAAAGTGATGGTATCGTTGCGTCTTTGAAAACTCGTTGTAACGTCAACGGATATGGACTTTCTGTGCTCCGATTTAGAAACATACAAACCACACTCCGTTCCGATATTATCTACGACCTTCTCCCGTACCGTTTGATCACCATTTGCGTCCACATAGAGACCGTCCTGCCTTGTTCTAGGATTCTGGTTTATCGTAGTTAGATATCTCCTTTCTTGCGTTTCACCCGTAGCAATTTGCGATCCTTGTACGATTATGGCACCTTCGCTACGATGAATCTGATCTTGAGGGGGATTTTGTGATTCGTATTTAACTTTTTGCAATGCCGGTACGTCGACGCTTGCCGATTTTCTGTGTCCTGTATCGTGTGTGATTTTTGAATTTCCACGGGGTGGTACCATCGGCTTTGGGCCACGACTTGGCCTTTCAGTCGTAGCAATTGCTATTCCATGAGCAACATTTTGAGCGATCGGTTGAATTATCGGTTGCGTTTGATATTGGCTCAGCTCTTGAGTGAATCTCTGTGGATTGGGCGATTGTTGGCCGAATTGTTGAGCTTGATAGATGCCTGTATGGGGATTGTACGGCACCGCATTCATAACAGTTTGAGGATACTGGCTATACGGATATTGAGGTTGGCTACCAAATTGTGTATATCCAGGTGGTTGAGGTACCACAACGCTCGCAAAGTAAGGCGGTTGTGGACTAGCCGACTGAGAGGGTATCTGTGTTCCGTGTTGGACGGTAACATACTGACTTTGACTCGCGAACATAGGATTGGCAACCGTGCTTTGACCATATAGCGCTGGATCTCTATACGTAATGTCTCTGGTTACATAACCGGCTCTCTCTGCGTACTGAGCTTGCTGAGGATATATCTGCGACCTAACATCAAATTGACCTCGTATTTGTGGATATTGACTTTGCTCATAGTCCGGCGCAAATTGAGGTTGAGCTTGTACCGGGACGGTTTGCGTGCTGGTTTGAGAAACGTGCTGGACTCTTTCGGGATTTGTTTTATCCACGGTGTATTGCTGAGGAGGTAATTGACCCGTAGGAGGATGTCTATCCTCTGGTACTCCTACAACAGATTGTCTTCTTCCAGACGGATATTGTCCAGTCTGTTGATCTTGCTGCGATTGCTGCTGTACTTGCTGTGATTGCTGTTGAacttgctgttgctgttgcggCTGTGgatgctgttgctgttgcggCTGTgaatgttgttgttgttgttgttgttggtgtTGTTGTGGTTGATCTTGATTCTGCGCGGTTGTTTGTCCCTGTTGATTTCTCTCTTGGGAAAATCGCTCGTAATCCAAGGTTCGATTCTCAAAACCATTGGATAGGTCCTGTTTTGTAGTATCTGTCGGTGGATCGGCCCGGCCATTTTGGTGACAATCTGTCTGTTGATTTTCCATCGTTTGCCCGTTTTGACTAGTTTGACCCTGTGATCCGGTTAAGCCTCCTGATCCGGACTGTGACATAGTGGCGGCCCCCACCGACGGTCGTCCGCCGATGTAGCCGAGGATTCGCCCTAATCCACACACCGTGACGACTTTTTCGCTCCCTTCCTCGGAAAACTTAGAACTCGATGATGAATCGGATCGGTGACGAACTTTCGTGCCACCTAAACGTCAGAAGATCGGTGCGAGGCATGTAAACTTTGATACTCCGTCGgacttaattttaattgtattttcgcTACGACGCCTAAGATCCTCTTTTCTTGATCGAAACAGTTTTCTTGATTTACAATCGATATTAccgaaaaattctttttcctctcccgctgttttctttcttttttttttcttctccttctctattttctttcactgattttcgattaaaattatatttatcgtaggATGATAATCTTAGAACATCGTAATTATCTACGAATGACGCTCTGGTCTATTTGATTTAAAGCCGTATCGAgttctttttgctttctcgtatttttattCCCTGAGACTCGTTATACGGACTTTGCTCTTTTACTTCAACGTGGATATGGCGCCTACGTAGCGTAACACAGTAAGCTCGTTGTTCTTTACCTAGATCGATCACTTTGCCTAGATATCACTttgtataaagtatatatctatgtacatatatatgttaatatattatattatatcggaTAGATAGTATCGAAAGGATTTTGATTATTCGATACATCGATGTAAATTCTTCgaaaattcgttcgtttaatttaactttgattttctttttttttttcacgtattATCAACACAAGACTTTTGATTAAACTTTTAAATTCCTCAAATTCTACTAGCATCGATTCGTAGAGATCATTgcaaatttctaatatatatatatatatgtatatatttttatatatatatatatatatatatatatatatatatatatatatattagaaatatatattatgttgtGTAAGTTTTGACAGCGACTATCTTCAGTTGCCGTTGATGCAAGTCCCCGAGGGCGAtctgtaaaaatataacatcTCCGTTTGCTGACTCGGCGACGTTATACGTCTCGCACTTTTTGAAACGTGGTAATCCAGGGAACGTGCGTCCGCCATAAAATGGGTTAaagtttgttaaaaattgtctCGAATAAGAGCTTCGCTTATCGCATCAGAGTTGAACAGAACGAAAAGCACAAAACTTCTGAATTTAGCGGTAAGCAATGTGAAAATTTTGTGTTTCTGCGGTTAGACCGAACGAAATATTCGCACACGGACGAATCGATAAACTGCTGTTCGACCTCGAAACTGTCGACATTTGGAGAGTAATCTTTTTGCACTTAAACACCGTAATGGCTTTCTGGTAGAACATATAGTCATAAGCCCACTACGCCGACATAAACGTGTTCACTTACAGAGACATAAGCGGCtacttttacatttatacagttcattcgttcgttcaaaaCGACAGTCAAATCGTTCATGCTGCTTATACGGTATGTGACATATATCATATGCCATTAACATTTTGTCGAagcatttattaaaattctgcTAGTTTCCCTCACGTTTCTATTTCTAGGAGTTTGCATTAAAACTAACTGGTAAGcacaacaaaaaatatcgtttttctGAATCATATATAGATAGGGAAATCAATATGATACAGGGTACAATGTTGAATAGAAATTAAAGACGATCAAAAATCAGACgggataatattaacaaaaataaccaaacgaaaatatttcgtaatgtTTATGGCAATTCGCACGACATGAAaacgtaatatttatcttcCGTTAGTTTCGTCAGTATTTTGAAGAATATTTCGTATCAAATACATCGACGCACTCAGTCTATGAGCCATACGAAAATTGAAATCCTTTTGAAATTCGAAGCAATCAAAGTTTTCGTGCGTTTCACCGTTGGCATGGATGATAAAACGGATGGGAGAAaaagtgtatgtatgtgtgtgtgtgtgtgtgtgtgagagagagagagtgagagagaaaccGCGTGAGTAGTAGAAGTGATCAATCCCGTTCATCGGAACAGGAGAATTGTTTTCACGATTTCCGAAATACACCGTGATGACTTTAATTTCTCTGAGGCAAAGCTATCTTTCATTGCCACTAACTTCATGGCTGACGGAATACGCGACGCAAATCCAACCAAGCCGGGAAAAAGCCAAAGTAACGAGCCATTGACGAATATTCATACTTGCACTTTGACAGGATTTTCGGATATATCGTTGGTTAATACGTTTTCCGACGAGCTAATCTCTTATGCATAATAATCTACTCTACGTGCCGTTAACGTGCGATCCAACGCGAAGAATCGGATTTAATGTTCTATCGGGAACGTGTTATTATCTTTCCGAACGAGCTATCGTATCGTTTGATTCGTCTCCctcatatctattttttcctcCGTCTCcctcattctattttttttttctacgataaaaCTTCAGTGAAAGGAGGCGCACAGATAAAACGAGACAAAGTttggaaaaatttcttctttttcttttctgtgtcttttttctttttttctttttttttttcttttagttttgctttcttttttctttctttctttttctttttttctttttttcgtgacCACTGGCCGTTGCCACCAGATATCTCTGTAAGTTTTGCAACATCCTGCTCGTAAAAATGGATTTATCTTTGTGGCAACTGGAGCGAGCGTTTCCCATATCGTggaaaaaaacgaattaataCCCACTTGTTCTCCATTAGAACGGCGACTTGTTAAAATCACGATAGTAATgcgatttttttctatgactccattatcattattatacttgTTTTCGTATAATCctcgaatatttatattcgataaatataaatataaatatatatatatatatatatatatatatatatatatatatatatatatatatgattggaGATATTTCTATATTCAGGTAATTCATTCGTTTCACTATGCAATTAATTGCAAACAAGGGCAAATATATCATCGATACATTTAAACGAATCGATTGACCCATTTAACGTATACGattatttagttatttctCTACATTCAcgtgttttaatttttagtttctgttttcctcttttttttttctttcatacacTCTATCGATCTATGCACTTGCACggtatatacgataaatagtagtagtatttcTTCAGAGGGATAgaatacagaaagaaaaaacagtgGCAGAATTTATCCGATTAAAAGGTCAGACGGTGAGTTTTAATAGGTGAAATTTTCCACGCAACATCGTAGGAAGAgattaaatacaattaaaagttaattaattccaatttgatttttaacaaTAGAATATTAAGTGTGTAATCAAATAATAccttttattacatatattaatagatagaCTATATCGAcgtaatttgatttattttatgaccGCAAAACTTGAAGGGAGAGACAAATAATACCGTGGAATtagaaaacttataaatcaatcatatttatttggaAATTAAGTTTTATCTCccaagaaaatatgaaagagtaagagagtaagagagagagagacagagagagagagagagagagagagagagagagagagagagagaaatagggagTCGAGATCCAATAAACCATTTCGAGGCTACTCCTCGAAGATAACTCGGAAAATTTCGCTGTGAGACTACTAGGTCGGTTTTATGATCGTTCATACGTACTATACTGAACGTGCGCATAGATACACTCACATTTCCAAGTCCGTGTATGGAAACACGCTAAGCGTATCGTCCGCAGGATGCTTTGATCGAGTATACGGGTGATACGTTCTCCGTTCGGAATCTGGAACGAGTTCATACACGTGCTTCTCAACCACTAGCATCgcggaaagagagatagagagatagagataaagatagagaaggagagaaagagagaggagagagagagagagagagagagagagaattccaCTTTCATaacccttccttctctttgcGATATCAATCGTTAATCCGTTCAACGTAAAATCTACTACATCCAACGAAATTACACATTCTGAGAACGAATAGTTGAAGGTACCATGTTGGTACTATATATAGGTaccatatgtatacatatatatgctgtgtgtgtatatgtgtgtatcttatatatatatatataagaatgtaTGCTGTTGGTATAcatagaaggaagaaaaagacaaagatattttatacatcTAAGATTCTTTGTCGACGATTCATtacactttatttttcttttccaagaattcattttgatttatcacatatttattaatcttatcaCATTACACGATCCTTTCCATTCTTCTCGTTTCAAAATAACActtataatatagatttattttctcaaaagcaaaaaaaaatgtctccAATCATTTCTCGAATCTCATTACATGACAAGTGATACTCACAATATGACGAAACACGCGATTCCATCGATTCAATTTTCAAAAGGTTAATACATTCGTATGGTATTAATATTGTGTAGATGCCATATAGATTATAGATACCTTTTTGTCTCCAGTCTAATGTCAGCGATACAATTGCTAATTGCGATTCGACTCGTCGAAACGATATGCTATTCTTGTTTCTTGTCAAATACGAAGATGTCGTTACTTGGGAAGTATTGATCTTGTTACAGAGTCATAGAATTCGATCTCCACTATCTTATGGAGAATTCTATAAATCTTATAGTACCAACGTCGATAATTTGTCGCTTGTATGTGCAACACATTTCTCAATATCTCGATATTTCTCCTCGtgacgaatgaaagaaagaaaaagaaaaagaaaaagaaaaagaaaaaagaataataataataataataataataataaaaataataatcgcgttaataatttcatttcaattcgatttaatcgttaaaaacTTTTATGCGAACTTGTTTTTCCATAAATGTCAATGAATTCGTAAGTAATATAGAATCGAATTCAATGCACGACGAGCGACGATtttaatggttattattgaTGGAAATGAAACGttcattgaattaaatatacgAACGGACTAATATAagtattaaatttgaaaataaatcaaaaggaATATCCATCCGCTCTTGGTGAATAACagaagtgagaaaaagaaggaggtggGGGGAAAAAATAACGTGAGGAGGGAAGAACGGTCGGAGAAAGAATGATCTCTTGTTATTCGTTCggaattgaaaattttgtattaacaAAGTTTCTTTTAAAGAGAGGAATCACAAAGCGTCGACTCCTACGTGAGATACTTCGTATAATCGTTTTCCGATCTGTTTCCTAATGTCAATTCCTGATTTCCTCGTCTACGATCGACAATCCTCAttctaattctattttttctttgaaacaaTGGAGACAAATACGAGTACAAATAGATTCGAATTACTCTCGTCAAATCTGTAtcatatttactttatttcagCTGTGAATTAGATTTAAAGAAGAGATCGTTTGGCATAAATTTATCGGAAGGATCTTAAAGGAATGGTATATCGAATGTCGCAAAAGGACACTCGGATCATACGGGCTGAAAGCCTTAGGGAAAGATCCGATTTAATCGGGTTGTAATATTTCGTTCTGGGGTTAATCGAATCCCGAACTCCGTCCGATTGGCGCGTTACCAAGAGTTCAAATGTGGGTGCTCGCATGGCTGCGAAAGATAGGaagatcgattaaaatcaattacgaagtaaaaggaaaagggagaagattCGATGGaaggatgagaaggaggagtaTTAATTACCAATCGATTCTTCGTAAAACGAGCCGAAAAATTGACGCTCTGCGAATGGCATTTGAACTTTCCGATTTAAAGTTCTAGTTATTTAAAATCCAGGAACGAGCCAAAACCGAAGCATTGTTCGTTGGTAGGACGTGACGAGTCTAGTAGAAGTTTGTCGGTAGGGTGAGAGTTAATATTCGTGCGTTATCTATCGCAAGCATGTGTAACCCTTCGTCCTCGAGACTGAATCTGAAAaggtgagagagaaatggaaagagagagagagagagagagagagagagagagagagaaaacgactGGATCGTCATATTCTCTAAAGTGGAACGAAAATTTCAACCCTTTGGAGTTTCAACAGACTGCATCGAGATccagtgataataacgatgacgttCGAGTCTCTCCCAACCCCTTACGAAAAGGATGGTTTTTATTTCGAGTTCACAGTCGATGTGTTTGTCTCCATTCTCCTTATCAATTTCACCGAACAGTTATATACGACATCGTACGATGGCAATAAATGTTAATTGCACAACGTGCTTTTGTacgtaattaatatcgttttgaGGTAATTAATATCGTGTTAATAtctgatctttttctttctttctttttttttttttttttttttttttttattattattttcaaggaTAGAAAGTGAAAATGATACACCGTTAAGACGGTGTATCAacgagatatttaaaatatgatagCTAATCTTTGCATTATATTTCTCCATTgtgttattttcttatcttagcTCAGATGTATTATATAGGATAGTCAAGTGTAGATATAAACTCTGATTTGTGTGTTTCAAtgtaaaatcataaattatttttacgtatgaTACTCGTTTttgattattgatttaattctCGTTATCAacttaaacaaaatttaatgcAAGTATTTATAAATGGTGGAACAAATGAGTTTGATTCCGTCGCAAAACGATGCATCTATTACTTTTCCTCCGTTGTCCTGAGACTACGTTAGTTGGCTTATTGTTAGCTGCATTCTAATTTCCATATTTATCAAGCCATGGACCGGAAGTTTCTTCGCTTAACTTTGTTCCAACCGTTGAAAGTTCCACTATCAAAACTTAAGGAAGCTTCACACCGAAGACTACTGCCCGGTTTTGTTGCCTCGGCAACGgcaagaaaattaaagagaagCCATCATTCGATCTATCTCTATTCTCCTTGAAAACGATTTACATTCAATCACTATTGTAATTCACATTGGAGagaattatattcttatttttaatgaaactcAATCGAATTTAAAACCAGCTAGATAATTTCATGAAGGACATATTGTTTTACACGTAAACGTTTTCAGCATAAACAAAACGAACTTTTGTTTCGTAAATAAattggattaaaaaattatcccCGTTCAAAAATCAATGAGCAAGTGGCTACTACTATCTATGGTCCGTAAACGTTCCAAGTAAATTCGTCGTCTAGTCCATTATCATCTtccatatattttcataatacatGTTCACATTTCCACCGAAGTGAATCTCATTAAGGAGAAATTATGCGTACCTTTCGCTTTAACTCATCGCACTGATTACACGTTAtatgtctctctgtctctgtttctctctcttttttctctctttgtctctttctatctctcctttttctatccctctctatctatctatctcgaacgaacgaacgaacgaacgaacgaacgaacaaaggATAACGAACCATGaaagattatttcaaaatcaGCTCGTTTGAATCAAGTCAgtaaaaagtatgaaaatttcttattcgTGCAAGTTCATTCGTTTACTCACAATCAACGGTATATCTTTTGCGGTCGATTAAATACAAATTGTTGTAACGCAAAaagtgtgaaaaaaaaaaaagaaaaacaatgaattAACTAATGTGAAAGGGCACAGGGGAAAGAAGCATCACCGAAGAAGGTAGAGAAACATCGTATCtcttttagaaattttctccATAATGTTAAAGCGCTCCCTAAGCGTCATAATAAATGAAGCGAACGGGCGCGGACTACGAAACCTTTTGGCCTGatgaggaaggaaaagaaggatgggagggaggggagagaaagagagagagagagagaaagagaaagagagagagcgaaagaaagaaagaaagaaataaagaagaaaatgtcttTCGCGTTGGAAGAAATGCGAGGATGGAAATTAGAATGCTGGAAGCTTCCAGGCGAACGAGAGACGATGGAAATTTGTAGCAAGACAGGAAACGTTTGTTCGTCGCTGATTTGCTCGTATATTCGAGGAACGTTTTACTAGAAATGTTTTcagaaatgaaaagt encodes the following:
- the LOC124953572 gene encoding uncharacterized protein LOC124953572 isoform X3 codes for the protein MSQSGSGGLTGSQGQTSQNGQTMENQQTDCHQNGRADPPTDTTKQDLSNGFENRTLDYERFSQERNQQGQTTAQNQDQPQQHQQQQQQQHSQPQQQQHPQPQQQQQVQQQSQQVQQQSQQDQQTGQYPSGRRQSVVGVPEDRHPPTGQLPPQQYTVDKTNPERVQHVSQTSTQTVPVQAQPQFAPDYEQSQYPQIRGQFDVRSQIYPQQAQYAERAGYVTRDITYRDPALYGQSTVANPMFASQSQYVTVQHGTQIPSQSASPQPPYFASVVVPQPPGYTQFGSQPQYPYSQYPQTVMNAVPYNPHTGIYQAQQFGQQSPNPQRFTQELSQYQTQPIIQPIAQNVAHGIAIATTERPSRGPKPMVPPRGNSKITHDTGHRKSASVDVPALQKVKYESQNPPQDQIHRSEGAIIVQGSQIATGETQERRYLTTINQNPRTRQDGLYVDANGDQTVREKVVDNIGTECGLYVSKSEHRKSISVDVTTSFQRRNDTITFTFPGDGNQDMAVPSRKPTVIEPKRVEGTQVFPPDQRRLDASLRVSPMAFDSRQENRKSVATDRKADWGNVSPNQRVVIPQESRRSDYFEEHRRSPMNLEGKRVEDVRRSPMPFVPIRDTSADRANQKSPSFVNQNFEKTRQELAMWAEQRQRQELERSMMQNQIFSTSPRSRNQSEERRESRSSHPSEERKETRMSQSAFQPLPNISQSTIMEQRRHLRHVSADLTKHMELSRKDFDDQPISGSVANLGPGTASTVSSQRASPNLCHQYPALSEAKLDTKAVLTVVTDFGESNSTKQSDQVDHIIHSHRKSHNISSSLLTHSKSQTECLQSQLDSQSEKSDSLQAQQQQLHNQQSLDLISEKLSQFERQQSDLQAKLQCLQNQNQILDKVAQFQHQQSDLQARLQSLQTQNQIGDKIQRQSTEIQQHTVGNDVHQIQMSPLCNHQDHLEKTPSLSQNQHQVVHSHHHSLLTTTYPQSSSLQACPSSVCEKLSPRIQHDVNDPNSIQIPNMSQMPLPCLPQFDRADTSRGSFSQFHRHQCQIDSHDSTSATSAGGVVVGTVGVSGSIVGGTTTTSTFTGTLKKVPPEKPPRQSLTVQSPEAESNRSQPAIGLKQTPKARPTIFGTVASDLNPKDGNSRRSLPQTPAGGVGGKGGGGSGVPGSGMVNGAGADHQDIRDGAAINTEHALVYRDGNLVSGSLEALVQHMVPTEEYYPDRAYLFAFLLSARLFIKPHELLGEVCALCEHQQNLNGEGGKVDITELCPSATVLAQQLTHVELERLSYIGPEEFVQAFAKESPHLETSFKDMKKTRNLESYVQWFNRLSYFVATEVCKHAKKKQRVRVVEYWIETARECFNIGNFNSLMAIIAGLNMSPISRLKKTWSKVQSAKFSILEHQMDPSSNFSSYRSTLKAAMWRSAGATDERQRIVVPFFSLLVKDLYFLNEGCSNKLPNGHINFEKFWQLAKQVTEFIAWKQVACPFEKNPRVIAFLQASPVLTENALALASFECEPPDNNPEKERYKALKSEMNTQ
- the LOC124953572 gene encoding uncharacterized protein LOC124953572 isoform X2; amino-acid sequence: MSQSGSGGLTGSQGQTSQNGQTMENQQTDCHQNGRADPPTDTTKQDLSNGFENRTLDYERFSQERNQQGQTTAQNQDQPQQHQQQQQQQHSQPQQQQHPQPQQQQQVQQQSQQVQQQSQQDQQTGQYPSGRRQSVVGVPEDRHPPTGQLPPQQYTVDKTNPERVQHVSQTSTQTVPVQAQPQFAPDYEQSQYPQIRGQFDVRSQIYPQQAQYAERAGYVTRDITYRDPALYGQSTVANPMFASQSQYVTVQHGTQIPSQSASPQPPYFASVVVPQPPGYTQFGSQPQYPYSQYPQTVMNAVPYNPHTGIYQAQQFGQQSPNPQRFTQELSQYQTQPIIQPIAQNVAHGIAIATTERPSRGPKPMVPPRGNSKITHDTGHRKSASVDVPALQKVKYESQNPPQDQIHRSEGAIIVQGSQIATGETQERRYLTTINQNPRTRQDGLYVDANGDQTVREKVVDNIGTECGLYVSKSEHRKSISVDVTTSFQRRNDTITFTFPGDGNQDMAVPSRKPTVIEPKRVEGTQVFPPDQRRLDASLRVSPMAFDSRQENRKSVATDRKADWGNVSPNQRVVIPQESRRSDYFEEHRRSPMNLEGKRVEDVRRSPMPFVPIRDTSADRANQKSPSFVNQNFEKTRQELAMWAEQRQRQELERSMMQNQIFSTSPRSRNQSEERRESRSSHPSEERKETRMSQSAFQPLPNISQSTIMEQRRHLRHVSADLTKHMELSRKDFDDQPISGSVANLGPGTASTVSSQRASPNLCHQYPALSEAKLDTKAVLTVVTDFGESNSTKQSDQVDHIIHSHRKSHNISSSLLTHSKSQTECLQSQLDSQSEKSDSLQAQQQQLHNQQSLDLISEKLSQFERQQSDLQAKLQCLQNQNQILDKVAQFQHQQSDLQARLQSLQTQNQIGDKIQRQSTEIQQHTVGNDVHQIQMSPLCNHQDHLEKTPSLSQNQHQVVHSHHHSLLTTTYPQSSSLQACPSSVCEKLSPRIQHDVNDPNSIQIPNMSQMPLPCLPQFDRADTSRGSFSQFHRHQCQIDSHDSTSATSAGGVVVGTVGVSGSIVGGTTTTSTFTGTLKKVPPEKPPRQSLTVQSPEAESNRSQPAIGLKQTPKARPTIFGTVASDLNPKDGNSRRSLPQTPAGGVGGKGGGGSGVPGSGMVNGAGADHQDIRDGAAINTEHALVYRDGNLVSGSLEALVQHMVPTEEYYPDRAYLFAFLLSARLFIKPHELLGEVCALCEHQQNLNGEGGKERLHRFVPRLVQLLAEWTETFPYDFRDERVMGHVRSITQKVAAVDAAARQEVSALLQNLLLRLTALERYEEGLARLATEAATEQLTQVDITELCPSATVLAQQLTHVELERLSYIGPEEFVQAFAKESPHLETSFKDMKKTRNLESYVQWFNRLSYFVATEVCKHAKKKQRVRVVEYWIETARECFNIGNFNSLMAIIAGLNMSPISRLKKTWSKVQSAKFSILEHQMDPSSNFSSYRSTLKAAMWRSAGATDERQRIVVPFFSLLVKDLYFLNEGCSNKLPNGHINFEKFWQLAKQVTEFIAWKQVACPFEKNPRVIAFLQASPVLTENALALASFECEPPDNNPEKERYKALNDICSQV